One Mastacembelus armatus chromosome 10, fMasArm1.2, whole genome shotgun sequence DNA window includes the following coding sequences:
- the mid1ip1l gene encoding mid1-interacting protein 1-like: protein MMQLSSDSASNKHSLINVMHRFIAAANNMDETIMVPSLLRDMPVEEQAEGEVETNNNNEPPFPNKQKDMYEHYLLLKSIKNDMEWGLLKREMSSGSTSLDIPVKDQQQVNGDLLLDDNSDLEHQFHYHLRGLFGVLSKLTVQADHLTNRYKREIGGGNFMR from the coding sequence ATGATGCAGCTCAGCAGCGACTCCGCCAGCAACAAGCACTCCCTCATCAACGTCATGCACCGCTTCATAGCAGCTGCCAACAACATGGACGAGACCATCATGGTGCCGAGCCTGCTGAGAGATATGCCGGTGGAGGAGCAGGCAGAGGGCGAGGTGGAGACCAACAATAACAATGAGCCACCGTTTCCTAACAAGCAGAAGGACATGTACGAGCACTACCTGCTTCTCAAGTCCATAAAGAACGACATGGAGTGGGGCCTGCTGAAAAGGGAGATGAGCAGTGGGTCCACCTCCCTGGACATTCCTGTGAAGGATCAGCAGCAGGTCAACGGTGATCTGCTCCTGGATGACAACTCAGACCTGGAGCATCAGTTTCATTATCACCTCAGAGGACTGTTTGGAGTGCTGTCCAAGCTGACCGTGCAAGCAGACCACCTGACCAATAGATACAAGAGAGAAATCGGAGGAGGGAACTTCATGAGGTAG